The Coffea arabica cultivar ET-39 chromosome 1e, Coffea Arabica ET-39 HiFi, whole genome shotgun sequence genome has a window encoding:
- the LOC113710034 gene encoding laccase-2-like yields the protein MAVSLYSLLSPTCFLASVSFVMSCLVLLAIPASAAGITKHYTFEIRLQNVTRLCHTKSVVTVNGKFPGPRIVAREGDNVQVKVVNHVSNNISIHWHGVRQLQSGWADGPSYITQCPIQTGQSYLYNFTITGQRGTLWWHAHITWLRASVYGPFIILPKNNVPYPFPKPHKEVPILFGEWWNADPVAVINQALQTGAGPNVSDSYTINGLPGPLYNCSANETFKLKVKPGKTYLLRLINAALNDDLFFSIANHTLTVVETDATYVKPFRTDILLIAPGQTTNVLLEAKHHLANSTYFMAARPYFTGQGTIDNSTIAGILEYGNPTGSVSGSSFTNTSITSLLPTLPPINGTSFFANFTRKFRSLANAQFPANVPKTVDKHFFFTVGLGSKPCPKNQTCQGPNGSKFAASMNNISFNLPTTALLQSYFFGKSNGVYTTDFPSVPLKPFNYTGTPPNSTFVVNGTKAVVVKFNSSIEVVLQGTSILGAESHPLHIHGYNFYVVGQGFGNFDPKNDPAKYNLVDPVERNTVAVPPNGWVAVRFLADNPGVWFFHCHFDVHLSWGLEMALIVLDGKLPNQKLPPPPSDLPKC from the exons ATGGCTGTCTCTCTTTATTCATTGTTATCACCAACATGCTTCCTCGCTAGTGTTTCTTTTGTCATGAGCTGCCTTGTGTTGTTGGCAATTCCAGCCAGTGCAGCAGGGATCACAAAGCATTACACGTTTGAG ATAAGGTTGCAAAACGTCACAAGACTGTGCCACACAAAGAGCGTGGTGACAGTAAACGGAAAGTTCCCTGGCCCTCGCATTGTTGCAAGAGAGGGTGACAACGTGCAAGTCAAGGTGGTCAACCATGTTTCCAACAATATTAGCATTCATTG GCATGGAGTCAGGCAACTGCAGAGTGGATGGGCAGATGGCCCCTCCTACATAACTCAATGTCCGATTCAAACAGGCCAGAGTTATCTGTACAACTTCACCATCACTGGCCAAAGAGGAACCCTGTGGTGGCATGCCCATATTACATGGTTGAGAGCCAGTGTCTATGGACCCTTCATCATCCTCCCAAAGAATAATGTTCCTTATCCATTTCCCAAGCCCCATAAAGAAGTCCCTATACTTTTCG GAGAGTGGTGGAATGCAGACCCTGTGGCTGTTATTAACCAGGCACTTCAGACTGGAGCTGGACCAAACGTCTCAGATTCATACACCATAAATGGACTCCCTGGACCCCTGTACAATTGTTCTGCCAACG AAACATTTAAGCTGAAAGTTAAGCCTGGAAAAACATATCTCCTTCGTCTGATCAATGCTGCGCTCAATGACGATCTGTTTTTCAGCATAGCCAACCATACACTCACCGTTGTTGAAACAGATGCAACTTATGTTAAGCCATTTAGAACAGACATTCTCCTCATTGCTCCAGGACAAACCACCAATGTTCTCCTCGAGGCCAAACATCATTTGGCTAATTCCACTTATTTCATGGCAGCCAGGCCGTATTTCACAGGCCAAGGCACCATTGATAATTCCACTATTGCTGGAATTCTTGAATACGGAAATCCAACCGGGTCTGTTTCTGGTTCCTCTTTCACCAACACTTCAATTACAAGCCTCCTCCCCACCCTTCCTCCAATCAATGGAACCTCATTTTTCGCAAATTTCACCAGAAAATTCCGCAGTTTAGCCAATGCCCAATTTCCAGCTAACGTGCCCAAGACAGTGGACAAGCATTTCTTCTTTACCGTTGGCCTGGGAAGCAAGCCGTGTCCAAAAAATCAAACCTGTCAAGGGCCTAATGGAAGTAAATTTGCAGCTTCCATGAACAACATTTCTTTCAACCTCCCTACAACAGCCCTTCTTCAGTCCTACTTCTTTGGGAAATCCAACGGTGTATACACCACCGATTTCCCAAGTGTTCCCCTTAAGCCGTTCAACTACACGGGAACCCCACCCAACAGCACCTTTGTGGTTAATGGCACTAAGGCGGTGGTCGTTAAATTTAACAGCTCAATTGAAGTTGTGTTGCAGGGCACCAGCATTCTTGGTGCTGAAAGTCACCCTCTTCACATTCATGGCTATAACTTCTACGTTGTGGGGCAaggttttggaaactttgaccCTAAAAATGATCCTGCAAAATATAACCTTGTTGATCCCGTCGAAAGAAATACAGTTGCTGTACCACCCAATGGATGGGTGGCAGTTCGGTTCCTAGCAGACAACCCGG GGGTTTGGTTCTTCCATTGCCATTTTGACGTCCATCTGAGCTGGGGGTTGGAGATGGCATTGATTGTGTTGGATGGAAAGCTCCCAAATCAGAAGCTGCCTCCGCCACCATCTGATCTTCCCAAGTGTTGA
- the LOC113710041 gene encoding zinc transporter 1-like codes for MASPVDRLPKSTFLIILLLSVLSLQCFRIGAHGGDDQESSSDGDNTDLHSKGLILVKIWCLIIFFASTFAGGVSPYFFRWNESFLLMGTQFAGGVFLGTSLMHFLSDSTSTFADLTTKSYPFSFMLASAGYLLTMFGDCIVILVTKGAEKDNRVEVEEGRAASGGYGEEEGMHHNPVSVKTSSVGDTILLILALCFHSVFEGIAVGVAATKSDAWKNLWTISLHKIFAAIAMGIALLRMIPKRPFLTTVAYSFAFAVSSPIGVGIGIAIDATTQGRTADWIFAISMGIASGVFIYVAINHLVTKGFKPHAKLYFDTPFFKLLAVLLGVGVIAVVMIWD; via the exons ATGGCTTCTCCCGTGGACCGGCTGCCCAAGTCAACTTTCTTGATCATACTTCTCCTTTCAGTTTTATCCCTCCAATGCTTCAGGATTGGTGCTCATGGCGGCGATGATCAAGAAAGCAGTAGTGATGGTGACAACACAGATCTGCACTCAAAAGGGCTAATTCTCGTCAAAATCTGGTGTTTGATCATTTTCTTTGCTAGCACATTTGCTGGTGGAGTCTCCCCTTATTTTTTCCGATGGAACGAAAGCTTCCTACTTATGGGAACTCAATTTGCTGGAGGGGTGTTTCTGGGAACTTCTCTTATGCACTTCCTGAGCGACTCAACCTCGACTTTTGCTGATCTAACAACAAAATCTTATCCATTTTCTTTCATGTTGGCATCCGCGGGCTATCTTCTGACCATGTTTGGTGATTGCATAGTGATCTTGGTCACAAAGGGTGCTGAGAAAGATAATAGAGTCGAAGTTGAAGAAGGCAGGGCAGCATCTGGGGGATACGGTGAAGAAGAGGGAATGCATCACAACCCAGTTTCTGTGAAAACGTCGTCAGTTGGGGATACCATACTTCTCATCCTAGCTCTGTGTTTCCACTCAGTTTTCGAGGGGATTGCTGTTGGAGTAGCGG CTACCAAGTCAGATGCATGGAAGAACCTGTGGACAATTTCACTGCACAAGATATTTGCAGCAATTGCAATGGGGATTGCCCTTCTAAGGATGATACCAAAGAGGCCATTTTTGACGACAGTTGCTTATTCATTTGCCTTTGCTGTGTCGAGCCCAATTGGGGTGGGCATAGGCATTGCCATCGACGCCACTACCCAAGGGCGCACGGCAGATTGGATTTTTGCCATCTCCATGGGAATCGCCTCTGGCGTTTTCATCTATGTTGCCATCAATCATCTCGTCACCAAAGGCTTCAAGCCACATGCTAAACTCTACTTTGACACTCCATTTTTCAAGCTTCTTGCCGTGCTTTTAGGTGTGGGAGTCATAGCTGTTGTTATGATATGGGATTAG